TCATCGAGCTCGGAGCAGACGACGATCAGTGTGATTTTCCCTACCTGTTCGGTTCTGGCTTAAACGGCTTTGCCAAGAACGATCTGGAAGAAGAAGCGAAGGACATGCAACCGTTGTTTGATGCTATTCTGGAGCATGTTCCCCCTCCAATCGGCGATCCAGAAAAACCGCTGCAACTACAGGTTACTACCCTGGATTACTCCGAGTATCTGGGCCGAATCGTGATTGGCAAAATTCACAACGGCACCATCCGTACCGGTCAGCAGGCAGCCTTGGTTGTGGAATCAGGCAACATCATTAAGTCCAAAATTACCAAACTGATGGGCTTTGAGGGCCTAAAGCGGATTGAGATTGAATCTGCATCTGCTGGCAATATCGTGGCGGTGGCCGGTTTCGCTGATGCGAACATTGGGGAAACGATTACCTGCCCCAATGAACCCCATGCTCTGCCTTTGATCAAGGTGGATGAGCCCACCCTGCAGATGACCTTCTCGGTGAATGACTCCCCGTTCGCAGGTAAAGAAGGGCAGTTTGTCACCTCTCGTCAGGTGCGCGATCGGTTGATGCGCGAACTGGAAACCAACGTGGCTCTGCGAGTCGAGGAAACGGATTCTCCCGATAAGCTCTTGGTTTCGGGACGGGGTGAACTGCACCTGGGCATCCTGATTGAGACCATGCGCCGGGAAGGCTATGAGTTCCAGGTTTCTCAGCCGCAGGTTATTTATCGGGAAGTCAGTGGCCAGCCCTGTGAACCTTACGAGACTCTGGTGCTGGATGTGCCTGAAGATGGGGTGGGCGGTTGTATTGAGCGATTGGGCCAGCGCCGGGGAGAAATGCAGGATATGCAGGTGGGCACCAATGGCCGTACCCAGTTGGAATTTGTCATTCCGGCCCGGGGTCTGATTGGTTTCCGGGGTGAGTTTATGCGACTGACTCGGGGCGAGGGCATCATGAACCACAGTTTCCTGGACTACCGCCCCTTGGTGGGCGACATTGAGGCTCGTCGGAATGGGGTCTTAATCTCCTTTGAAGAAGGGACGGCCACTTTCTATGCCATGAAGAACGCTGAAGATCGGGGCGTATTCTTCATTACTCCCGGTACCAAGGTCTACAAGGGGATGATTGTGGGTGAGCATAACCGTCCTCAGGATCTGGACCTGAATGTTTGCAAGACCAAGCAGTTGACGAACCATCGGGCTGCGGGTGGAGATGAACTGGTGCAGTTGCAGGCCCCGATCGACATGAGTTTGGAACGGGCTCTTGAGTATATTGGACCAGATGAACTCGTCGAAGTCACCCCTCAGTCGATCCGGTTGCGGAAGGTGGCGAAGAAACTGGCCAAACGTTAATCCCGTTAAAGCTAGGACTCAACTTTAGAAGCATAGGGACGCAGCATGCTGCGTCTCTATTTTTATTTTAGGCGCTGCGAATGCATACACCACCCATTCGCATGTTCTCTGTTGAACAAAGTCAACATCCTTAACTCGCAAGCGCAACCCTGCGATTAAGCGAAGACCGCTTCGATAAAGTAGCTTCACAACCAGTTGATAGATACCATCACACTGTTGAATCACGGCGATCGCTGCCTGTTGGGTCAACACATTTGGCACATACTTAGATCTTTTTGCTCGAACTGAAGTGGACCCAATCGGCTAGACAATTCTGAGGGATCTCTAAGCTCTGAAAATTGAGATCCAGTTTTCCTCATTCAAGCTTCCTTACCTGTTCGCTTCTCCCAATACACAACGTCTGGCATGCGATAATTCAATGCTTGATGCGGAGGTTCTTGATTATACCAATGAAACCATCTTTTCACCTCCTGATTCAAATGAATTCCATCTTCAAACGCCATCAAGTAAATCAACTCATACTTCAATAATTCTCCACAGGAGAGGCTTCGCCAACGCCACAACCGTTCAATAAAAATATTGTCGTGGCATCGTCCTCTACCATCCATAACGCCTCACCTTGCATCTGTATCATGACCCCATCGTTAGCTTTGTCGGCACCACCCAGGTGGTAGAACTACCTCGGTTGCATGTATCGGGGAGTGCCAAGGTCCGACGGGTTCGTTGCGTCAACTATCGTCATGTGATTGATAGCCTCAGACGCAAACCCAGGGCATTTCTCTACTGCCAATGGCAGCAAGACCTCTTGCCGAATCCCCCATGGCAGGACCTAGGGCAACAGTTAAAAGCTGCTGTAGAGACTGATTTGGCTGCTCGTCTGATAGTGGAGGCCCTCTATTTAGCTGCCACTCACAACCAGGAATCAGCCATTGCTGACTTCCTGCAAACACAACTCCAGCAAGGGAGGCTCAGTTTGTCCCGATTGCAACAACAGTTTCAACCCCAATCTCATGCCTCTATGGCTCCCCATATCATGTCACATCGTTACGAGCGCAGGAGTTTCCTGATTACTGCTAACCAGCCTTTCAGTCACGGGGATACCATCTTCCCAGACTCTATGATCGCTCTTGCTGCCATCGATCGATTAGTGCATCACCCGACAATTATCGAGTTTTAGACTGAAAGTTTCCGTAAACAAGCCGCTGTCTCTCGATCCTTTCCACAGCAACCACGCAACTCTAAATCTAACTGAGGTTCTTCGTACTGATAATTGTCGTTTCTACCAATTTGCGATCTCATCAACTTTTTACTTAGGGGCTCAAAACTGAGCTTTTTTCAATTCAGAAATTGGCCTATGTAATTGACATTTCATACCAGGTAAGCTTTACCCTCCCGATTGCCCCGCCAGGCATTGTTCGCGCAGCGTTGCCGTTGGCGAAGCCTGCCGAAGGCATAGGCAATACCTGGTCTCTCCTCGTTCAAAGCGAGGGATGTTGCCAGTTACACCATAGGGCATTGGATGCAGGAGTTGGGATCGTTCGCGCAGCGCCTCCGTTAGGAGATACCAACCTCTCTCTGATTCAGATTCAGAGCGACTTGCCAATCGTCACATCCTGCAATAAATGGCTGCCCCAGTAGGACTCGTAGCTTGCTTCCGCGAAGCGGTACCTACAACCCTGCGGTTAACAGCCGCCAGCTCCGCCATTAAGCTATGGGGCAATGAGTGGGAAGTGACGGGATTGAACCGCCTTCTCGCCGTTTTCAGCGGCACGTGAGCACCAGCTTCACCAACTTCCCATTAGGCGGAGGATAGAGGAATCGTTTCCTTCGGAACGCCCAGGCGAACGCGCAGCGTTGCCGTTGGCGAAGCCTGCCGAAGGCATAGGCAATACCCCTAGCCCAAGGACTACCCTGGTTTACCCTGCGGGAAGCAAGCTACAAGACCAGTTGCCAGCCGTTCGGCGGTACCCTCCAGAATTGGCGAGAACGGAAGGAATTGAACCTTCATTCTTTGATTTCGTAGACCAAGATGTTTGCCGTTACACCACGTTCTCAAAGGCGGAGAGCAGTGGACTCGTCCTCATGGGGAGTCTTGATGGGAGTTTCACCTGCTTCTCCATGCTTGAGAGGCACGGCGACTTCAAACTACGTCCACGATGCTACAAGGCACGGATGATGGGATTTGTTCGCAAAGCGTCTCCGTAAGAAGATACCCACGATCTTTCGCTCGACAAGCGACTGCTTTGAGCCGGACTAAACTACATCCCCAAAGGTGGCACTTATGCAATTTTCAAGGTTTAGGTTGGCTGATGAATCAGCAGGAATTAGAACAAGCAACGCCGTTCCAGGTAATAGACTTGCTGGATGTTCTGTCGCTTTTGCTTGGACTGAATGGAAACTGAATTTCCCTGATTTAATGAGTCCTCTTGACGTGGCATGGAAGTGCCAGAGAAATGAGTGGGTAAGAACTCTAAAAGCTTCAAGAGGCAACTGTTTTGAGTAAGGGAATGAGTATTCATTGGATTAACTCCTCTCGGGCTCACCTTATGTTGCAGGCATAATACAACATACTACAAAGTGTCGAGAGAGCACTACAACTTTTTTTGAGCCGGGAGAAAACGACGGTCAGAACATACTTGTATCCCTCTCTCGTGCTAAATTTGCCCACTATGCCAGGGAGGAAATGTGGGCTGCGAAGCCCAACTTCGGTATAGTTCAGCTTTAACATCGGTTTTCGCTCAAAGACTAATCACATTGCCAACCCTACCTGCACCATTTGCGATTAAAGCAAGATCTGCGTCCACAATGTGGTTTCCTGAAGCTGTTCTGTACTGGGCTGCATTTTTCCTCAAAATTTTGGCTTTCGCTATCATGACAATTGGTTGCGGAATTTTCTTCCTGTTTCCTTCTTGAATGGTTGAGGGGCAGGAAAACCTGGCAAACACAAAATAGAGTAGAACAGGGGACAGAAGCTACTATGGCAAGGAACTCCCGCCCTTAAAAGATTCTCAAGAGGAAATAATGATCAGTTCTTTGTACGCCTCATTGTTGGCCCTGTTGATCGTCTGGCTATCACTTCGCGTCATCAAGCTGCGTCAGACCAAGAAAGTCAGTCTTGGTGATGGTGGTGAATCTGAACTTCAAGTTGCAATCCGAGCCCAGGGTAATGCAACAGAATATATCCCAATCTCCCTGATTCTGCTGCTACTTCTGGAGCTGAATAAAGCTCATGGTGCTCTGATTCATGCTGGTGGTATTGCGATCCTTGCTGGTCGTTTCCTCCATGCAAGAGGCTTACTGACTGAAAGCTCACGGTATCGTGTGTTGGGGATGCAGGTCACCATCTTCACTTTAATCGGTCTGGCATCTGCTAATCTCATTTACATCATTTATGGTGGCTTACGTCCCCTTTAAAGGGATGTAAAACGGTGCCCCTTGAAGAATCGACCATTTTTGGGCTGGAGCCAACCAGGGCGTTGGTTTGGAAATTGCCCTTGGCTTGTTGGTTCATGCCAATACCATGATCATCTACTGTCGATCGCACCCTAATCTATAGGTCTGCGGCCTTCCAGGAGGTTTTACTGAATATTTGCCTGATTAGAGCGGTACACACCTGGGCGTTGCTGAATAGAAGGATGATTTTCGTGCTTGAACCTTATGCAGCCCTCACCCTAGCCCTCTCCCAAAGGAGAGGGAACAAGAGTTTTAGCTCCCTTCTCCTGCGGGAGAAGGGTTGGGGATGAGGGTAATTCATATTTGCATTCAGCAAAGCCCACACCTGTATAAACTGCAGGACATTGCGTCCAAACAATCACTTAAGCCAGATTTGAGCCTTAGACAGTTGCCGTAACCCAGGTGCAAGGTAATATAAACAGTCTTAAGAGTTTATTCAGCCCTACCTTTTCTATCTGGCTGTAGAATGGGGCTTTCATGTCCAGAGCAGATCTACGGAGCTTGTTACCATAACAGTTCGCAGAAGGCTCATAACAAGCCCCCTGTTACCATTTCGTAGAACCTGGGCACCCTAACACAGAATCCCTGTCAGGAGGACACGTAATAATGACTGATAGTGCCAAGTACAGATTAGTAACCAGAAGCGATTTTGATGGACTCGTTTGTGCTGTCCTGCTGAAAGAAATGGATCTGATTGAGGATATCAAATTTGTTCATCCTAAAGATATGCAGGATGGCAAAATTGAGGTTACTGACAAGGACATTACCACCAACCTCCCCTTTGTTCCAGGAGTTCACCTAGCCTTCGATCATCACCTGAGCGAAACTATTAGAAACGAAAATATTCAAGCGAATTATATTATCGAACCTGAAGCACCATCAGCTGCCAGGGTGGTTTATAACTACTACGGGGGAAAAGATCGCTTTCCGTCGATCGCGGTAGAAATGATGGAGGCGGTAGACAAAGCAGACTCAGCTCAGTTCTCGATCGAGGATGTGCTGGAACCCAGAGGATGGACCCTCCTGAGTTTCTTGATGGATGCTCGGACTGGCTTGGGGCGGTTCAAGGATTTCAACATCTCTAACTATCAGTTGATGATGCATCTGATAGATTACTGCAAACAGCATACGATCTCCGAAATCCTGGATTTACCAGATGTGAAGGAGCGGGTCGATCTCTACTTTGAGCAGGAGCCTAAGTTTAAAGAGCAGATTCAGCGCTGTGCCACGGTCCATAAGAATCTGGTGGTGTTGGACTTGAGAAATGAAGAGGTCATCCATGCGGGCAACCGATTTATGATCTACGCCCTGTTCCCGGAATGCAACATTTCCATGCATATCCTCTGGGGTTTGAAACAGCAAAATACTGTCCTGGCTGTGGGTAAATCCATCTTTAATCGCACGTCTAAAACCAACATTGGTGAACTGATGTTGAAACACGGGGGCGGTGGGCACCTGAATGCCGGAACCTGCCAGGTGCCGCATGATCAGTCCGAGGATGTGATTAAGGCTGTTGTCACCCAGATCACGACGGACGGCTGATGCCCCCATGCGGGAGCTCTATCCCCCTATTCAGCCATCACGGCAACGCCACCCTCCTCCTAAATGCCCCCCCTGCTCTTCCAGTGGGCGAGGGGCAGGGGTTGGGGGTTGAAGGTGAGGGCTGAAACTCTTGGGGGTTATTCAATTCAGGATCCTAATTTTAACGATGAAATGACTGATCGTTGGGGGCAGTCATAAATACCCGCTTGGAGATTGACAGAGGGAGCCAGAAACAGTTAATGGTAAAAGCGTTCCCGATCGAGTTTTCTGTCATGAACCTTCCAAGTAAACCTGCCTGGGCAGGGGACGACTTGCTATCCCGCTGTGTTAATGTTCTGATTCAGACGAAACCCCTGTATGCGGTTATGAAGCAACAGGCCCGCCAGGTGCTAATTAAAACGGCTGAGAAGAATGGCGTCCCCTGGCGACAGCGATACAAGGAACTGGCAGACTCAGGAATTCAGGCGCAACTGGAGCAGGTGAGCAATCCTGCCATAACCTACCCGGATTATTATCAGGTGCCTTTCCATGCGTACGATCGAGGCAATCTGTGCTGGGAGGCTGCCTTTGAGACGGAATCAGCGACCTATGCCATGGCCCTGCGGGTCTGGAAAAATGAACCTCAGACCTGGCAGGAAGCCCACAACCGCCTGCGAGACAGTTTTCATCAGGTTTTGGCCAAACAGATCCCTGAACCGGTGCAAGATATCCTGGATATGGGCTGTTCGGTTGGAATTTCGACCCTGGCCCTGCACCGCTTTTTCCAGTCTCGCCAGAACAGTCCTGTGCTGACGATCGGGTTAGATTTATCCCCTTACATGCTGACCGTGGCCAGACAACGGGATGCACAGAAAGAGATTGCTGAATGGCTCCATGCGGATGCAGCAGCAACCAACCTGCCAAATGGCTCCTTTGATCTGGTGACGCTTCAGTTTGTAACCCATGAGTTGCCCCATCAGCCCACCCTGGACATTTTTCGGGAAGCAGCCCGGCTCCTGCGATCGGGTGGGCACTTGGCGATCGTGGATAATAATCCCAAGTCGCCTGTTATTCAGAATCTTCCCCCCGTCTTATTCACATTGATGAAAAGTACGGAACCTTGGTCCGACGAGTACTACACCTTTGATCTGGAAGCAGCCCTGCGATCGGTAGGTCTGGAGTCTGTTACAACGGTTGCTAGTGACCCCCGGCATCGGACAATTGTGGGTCGCAAACCCTGAACAGCTAATGCATGATTGCCGGTCCTGAGTGTAACGCTTCTGAATTACTTATTCATTTGTATAAGGGTTGCCATGGGTGTCTGCGATTCCAATCCTGCTCTGCAAGGACTAAAACTGTTGTTGGTTGATGATAATCTGGATAACCTGGTTGCTGTCCGAGACATTCTGCAATTGTCAGGTATCATCGTGACCTATGTGGAAACTGTTCAGGCAGCAATGGAAGTCCTCCAGTCTTCTCTGCCTGATATCATTCTCTGTGATATCCGCCTGCCTGATGAGTTTGGCTATGCGTTAACCCGACAACTCAGAACCCTTCCGGCTGAACAGGGTGGTAACATTCCCGCGATCGCGATGACCGGTCTGGCGACGGAGTTGGATCGGCAGCGCTGTCTGGATGCGGGTTTTCAGGTATACCTGGCCAAACCCCTGAATGTCGAGCAGTTGCTCACTGTCATTCTCCATTTGACTCAGGCCCCTTCTATGACCCTATGATCGACCATGGCTCCTTCGACCATCCCCAAAATCATTCTCGATACTGATCCGGGTGGTGATGACCTCTTTGCTTGCCTCTGGCTACTCAGCCTGGTCAGGCAGGGACTGGCTGAGCTTGTAGCCATCACCACCACTCAGGGTAATGTGGCAGCTCGCCGCACCTTTACCACGGCTAGTCAGATTCTGGGGCTCGTTGGGTTGCCAGAGATTGAAGTAGGGCGGGGGGTTCTGGTCGTCGGAGCAGAGAAGGGAGACGCCTCCCACATTCATGGCGCGGATGGGATGGGCAATTTGTCTGATACGCTGCCCCCTGCCATCCATGATTGGGCCACAGCCCGATCGGCAGATGACCTGATGATTGAGCAGATCCGGGCTGCCCCTGGGGAGATGACGATCGTGGCGATCGGTCCCCTCACGAACCTGGCTGCCGCTGAAACCCGATGTCCAGGAATTCTCCGGCAGGCCAAGCAAATTGTGATCATGGCTGGGGCCTTTCTATGCCATGGCAATGTCACTCCCCAGGCTGAATTTAACGTTTGGTTTAATCCGGAAGCGGCTGAGACTGTCTTGCAGAGTTGCCATAACACAGTGGTTATCCCCCTGGATATCACGACTCGCCTGGTCTTTACCCGCGCTATGGCCCGATCGGTGGCCCAGACCAACTCAACCCATCCGATCGCCCAATTGCTGACAGGTCTTTGTGAGTTCATGATCGGAACTGCATTAAAGTATCGGGAAATCAGCGGTATAGAGGGATTTCTGGTGCATGATGCTGCCACGATCGGCTATCTGTTTTACCCAGAAACGCTGCTGCTGCAACGGGCCACCGTTCGCGTGGAAACCGAGGGGCATTGGACTCGGGGCCAAACCCTGTTCGATCGACGTCACAGGGCTAAAGCTACCGCCAATGCCTGGGTCGCCTTGCAGGTGGATGAAGTTGGTTTTTTCGCCAGCTTTATCGCAGATTTACAGGCACTGCTGGGGGATAGCCATGACCAGGGAACTGTTTGACCCGATCGATCCAGGCCAGCACCTGGGGAGTTTGCCATCCCCGGCCAGGGCAAGATAAGGGAAAACCACCTGTGGATGCTGTACCGTCCGTTCGGTATATTTGTCAATAGCTCCTCTTTACTTTCTGGCTCATGTCTAAACAAACCTATGTCCCCACCCTGCTTAAACTGTTTCGACAGTTTGGTTATGAGGGGGTTACGCTCTCCAAAATTTCCCAGGAAACCGGCCTGGGAAAAGCCAGTCTCTATCATCACTTTCCAGGCGGTAAAGCTGAGATGGCAACTGCGGCCCTGGCTTCTGTCAATCAGTGGCTGGAGTGCCATATTTTACAAATCCTCGCGAGGGCAAGCGATCGGGAAGACCATCATCTGGCAAAGCCAATCGACACCTTCAAAACCATGTGCGAGGAGACGAGTCGCTTTTTTAACCAGGGGCAAAATTCCTGTCTGTGGGCTATTTTAGTCATGGAGCAATCGAGTGATGATTTGTTTCACGCCCAAATTGCCGCAGCCTTTTCGCGGTGGATTGAGGCGATCGCCAAAATTTTGACCACCGCAGGATTGGATGAAACCCTGGCCAGACAACGCGGGGAAGACGCCATGATTGCCATTCAGGGCGCATTGATTCTGTCCCACGGGTTGAAAGATTTTGCGCCGTTTCAGCGGGTACTCCAGCAATTACCGCAACAACTCTGTCAGGACATTGAAAGCTGACATTCGTACAGGATCATTTCCCTTCCCCATGGACCAGACCGGCAAGCACCAGTTGCCAGACTTGGGCGAAGTCTGCATCGATGTCTGGATGGCTCCAAGTGGAGGCATGGGCTGGATGGTGAAATCGGATGGTGGCATTGAAGACGGCCTTGGCCGATCGCTGGGCGTCAGAACTCTGAAACTCCTGGCTGGCAACGCCACTGGCAATGATCCGAGTGAGTTGGCCCTCCAGCTCATCCACATGGGCCTGCACAACCTCGCGGGCTTCTTCGGCAATGGCATGATAGGTGGCAAACAATTCTGGATCCTCCAGGACCTTTTGCCGTTTCAAAGCCATCAGTTGCCCCAGCCAGTGACGCAGCCGCTCCAGAGCAGGCCCTTTTTCTGCTGCGATCGCAGCCAGGGGCAGGGAAACCCGGTGCAGCCAACGTTCTGCCACTGCATCCCGCAGAGCTGCTTTGCTGGGGAAATGCCGATAAATCGAGCCGTGGCTCACGTCCAGAAACCGGGCCACATCAACAACAGTTGCCTTGGCCGGACCGAAGCGGCGCAAAACCTCCTCTGCGGCGTCAAGAATTCGATCCGGGGTTAAGGCTGAATCATTCATTCTGGAATTTTGAAAACAAATTTGCATGGCAAGACCACACCGATTGCCATTGCAATGCAACGCATCTATGCGGGTTTTTCACTATCTAACAGGGCCATCTGTCCTGCATCATACCGCTCACCGGCCACCGCATCCAATGGAATCGCCGCCTCAATCCGGGCCAGTTCATCTGCGTTCAGGTGCAGGGTCAGAGATCCTAG
The nucleotide sequence above comes from Leptolyngbya sp. 'hensonii'. Encoded proteins:
- the typA gene encoding translational GTPase TypA, producing MTLPIRNVAIIAHVDHGKTTLVDALLKQSGTFREGEDIPDCVMDSNDLERERGITILSKNTAVHYKDMLINIVDTPGHADFGGEVERVLGMVDGCLLIVDANEGPMPQTRFVLKKALEKGLRPIVFVNKIDRPQANPMGAVDKVLDLFIELGADDDQCDFPYLFGSGLNGFAKNDLEEEAKDMQPLFDAILEHVPPPIGDPEKPLQLQVTTLDYSEYLGRIVIGKIHNGTIRTGQQAALVVESGNIIKSKITKLMGFEGLKRIEIESASAGNIVAVAGFADANIGETITCPNEPHALPLIKVDEPTLQMTFSVNDSPFAGKEGQFVTSRQVRDRLMRELETNVALRVEETDSPDKLLVSGRGELHLGILIETMRREGYEFQVSQPQVIYREVSGQPCEPYETLVLDVPEDGVGGCIERLGQRRGEMQDMQVGTNGRTQLEFVIPARGLIGFRGEFMRLTRGEGIMNHSFLDYRPLVGDIEARRNGVLISFEEGTATFYAMKNAEDRGVFFITPGTKVYKGMIVGEHNRPQDLDLNVCKTKQLTNHRAAGGDELVQLQAPIDMSLERALEYIGPDELVEVTPQSIRLRKVAKKLAKR
- a CDS encoding transposase, whose protein sequence is MWRWRSLSCGELLKYELIYLMAFEDGIHLNQEVKRWFHWYNQEPPHQALNYRMPDVVYWEKRTGKEA
- a CDS encoding MAPEG family protein; this translates as MISSLYASLLALLIVWLSLRVIKLRQTKKVSLGDGGESELQVAIRAQGNATEYIPISLILLLLLELNKAHGALIHAGGIAILAGRFLHARGLLTESSRYRVLGMQVTIFTLIGLASANLIYIIYGGLRPL
- a CDS encoding exopolyphosphatase → MTDSAKYRLVTRSDFDGLVCAVLLKEMDLIEDIKFVHPKDMQDGKIEVTDKDITTNLPFVPGVHLAFDHHLSETIRNENIQANYIIEPEAPSAARVVYNYYGGKDRFPSIAVEMMEAVDKADSAQFSIEDVLEPRGWTLLSFLMDARTGLGRFKDFNISNYQLMMHLIDYCKQHTISEILDLPDVKERVDLYFEQEPKFKEQIQRCATVHKNLVVLDLRNEEVIHAGNRFMIYALFPECNISMHILWGLKQQNTVLAVGKSIFNRTSKTNIGELMLKHGGGGHLNAGTCQVPHDQSEDVIKAVVTQITTDG
- a CDS encoding class I SAM-dependent methyltransferase, translating into MNLPSKPAWAGDDLLSRCVNVLIQTKPLYAVMKQQARQVLIKTAEKNGVPWRQRYKELADSGIQAQLEQVSNPAITYPDYYQVPFHAYDRGNLCWEAAFETESATYAMALRVWKNEPQTWQEAHNRLRDSFHQVLAKQIPEPVQDILDMGCSVGISTLALHRFFQSRQNSPVLTIGLDLSPYMLTVARQRDAQKEIAEWLHADAAATNLPNGSFDLVTLQFVTHELPHQPTLDIFREAARLLRSGGHLAIVDNNPKSPVIQNLPPVLFTLMKSTEPWSDEYYTFDLEAALRSVGLESVTTVASDPRHRTIVGRKP
- a CDS encoding response regulator, with translation MGVCDSNPALQGLKLLLVDDNLDNLVAVRDILQLSGIIVTYVETVQAAMEVLQSSLPDIILCDIRLPDEFGYALTRQLRTLPAEQGGNIPAIAMTGLATELDRQRCLDAGFQVYLAKPLNVEQLLTVILHLTQAPSMTL
- a CDS encoding nucleoside hydrolase, with protein sequence MAPSTIPKIILDTDPGGDDLFACLWLLSLVRQGLAELVAITTTQGNVAARRTFTTASQILGLVGLPEIEVGRGVLVVGAEKGDASHIHGADGMGNLSDTLPPAIHDWATARSADDLMIEQIRAAPGEMTIVAIGPLTNLAAAETRCPGILRQAKQIVIMAGAFLCHGNVTPQAEFNVWFNPEAAETVLQSCHNTVVIPLDITTRLVFTRAMARSVAQTNSTHPIAQLLTGLCEFMIGTALKYREISGIEGFLVHDAATIGYLFYPETLLLQRATVRVETEGHWTRGQTLFDRRHRAKATANAWVALQVDEVGFFASFIADLQALLGDSHDQGTV
- a CDS encoding TetR/AcrR family transcriptional regulator, with translation MSKQTYVPTLLKLFRQFGYEGVTLSKISQETGLGKASLYHHFPGGKAEMATAALASVNQWLECHILQILARASDREDHHLAKPIDTFKTMCEETSRFFNQGQNSCLWAILVMEQSSDDLFHAQIAAAFSRWIEAIAKILTTAGLDETLARQRGEDAMIAIQGALILSHGLKDFAPFQRVLQQLPQQLCQDIES
- a CDS encoding TetR family transcriptional regulator, translated to MNDSALTPDRILDAAEEVLRRFGPAKATVVDVARFLDVSHGSIYRHFPSKAALRDAVAERWLHRVSLPLAAIAAEKGPALERLRHWLGQLMALKRQKVLEDPELFATYHAIAEEAREVVQAHVDELEGQLTRIIASGVASQEFQSSDAQRSAKAVFNATIRFHHPAHASTWSHPDIDADFAQVWQLVLAGLVHGEGK